CTCAAGGACGAGAGGTGTCATAGGGCACTCGATCGAGATCGTGGGGGAGGGGACGACGTTGTGAACATGAAAATCTTAACCGACAACCCAGCTGCTCGATCGGATAAATGACGTTACATGCATGTTGAATTCTTGTTAGGAGACTACGTACGGCGCACCAAGCCAGCCTGAAGCAAATTTCGCGCGTCTTATGTTTACACGGCGAACAGCGTTAGAGAAACTGTATatcttccattttttttttagtaaacACGCATAAGACTAAGTAGAGAACCTATTCTATCGTCAATAAATGTATTCTTTTATGCTTCAAAAGAGAATTTGACTATCATCATGAGCATTGTGAGTATattatgaatatatatatcataactaaaattaatttagagttgcagatgtttcatactccctccgattcacgATAAGTGCAGAGGTTTTCGTACAAAGACACTTATtacggatcggagggagtacaattttctataaatttggtcaaaattttaagaagtttggCATGGTACAAAGCTAAGcaagaacatcttatatttaacaACAGAAGGATTAGTTTAGAGtatgtacaatgcaagatgcTTAGCCAGGTGCTTTGAAAAATTAACCGGTTTTTTAAAAACACTGGTGCTAGGCAGATGCCTAACTTGGCACCTCTCGTATACTTAATAAACACTGGTGCTTAAAATGATGCTTGGTTTATTTTCAGAAACATCCACTTAAGCAATTGCATTACTGATGCTCTTATACAGCATGAAGTAGAAGTAGGACATGCGTGAGTATCTGCCTTGTGCTCAAAGTGCACGCGCACGATCTCTGTGTTAGTGCCCCGGATTTGTGTTGTGCCCAGCCCGAGTGCGCAGCCTTGGACTTTGGTGGTGCGTACGTACTAAAATGGTGCGCTTTACTTTGGCCGTGACTAAGTGAAAGTTCTTTGCTTGTCGCACGTACTACGTTCGTCAACCAAAGGCGGTGGTCACCGCCCAGGACTTCTCTCCGtggaggttttttttttttcaattttcgtGCCCAAGCCAATAAATTCTCGTGGCGAGCCCGGCTGACATCATGTTTCGAATGACGAATGCACGCGCCGGTGGTGCTTGCCCGTCCTGCGCCAACCCCAAGTCCCCAGCTAGCGAAGAAGCGTCTCGTCGGTCGGGCACACGGCACGGCGAATCGCCCCGGCCGGACCCCGGTGATTGGCAATGCCTGATTGAGCTTTTGGCGACGCCAAAGGGAATCTATCGCCTGCTGATTctgctcctcctgcctccctgTCCGTGGCTgcatggctagctagctagctataggaGCCTAGGGACTGCGGGCACTGAAATCTATGCTACACATGCACTTGAGTAGTGACAGTGATGACCCATCggctttgttttcttctccttttttttctctttggaaAGATTTTCTGGTCAGGCTGTCTGGGGCCGCATAAGAAAAAGGGCAATTGTGCAAATGGGAAAAGGGAATGTGGGAAGTTGTTGGATGATGAGGAGGCTTGCTTTATTACAACCATTCTTCAGAGAGGGACTATGTGTTGTTGCGCGCAAAGTCGTTACTGTTTCCAGTAGTGGGATCCGGCTCTTTGTACTACTAGTAATGCAAAATCTTGTGGCACATACGCCTACATCTTTAAAGGCGACCCCAAAGCCGGTAAAACGGAAGTTGGAGATAAGAAAACCACGCAATTAGAAACTGTCGAGCCCAAATTAGCAACGAAGTGGTTGTGAAAAATCCCACTGATCCATAAAGGTCTCTTTTCGCACTTCATCTTTTCTACATCTGAGCAGTATCATTTCCTGCTGCTAAATAAGCTGCATATACAGCTTTATTGGACCTTTGTACGGTGAACACAGCCAAATATTTGCGGTAAGAtccttttgcaaaaagaaaagaaaaaacgatTATTACCTGAGAGTAGCAAACAGGGGAAAGAAACAGAGGCATGCACCATCAAAAGTTTATTCTTCGCAAAATCGCAAGACACCAATGGCAGCTTTTTTACCAAGTGCTTTGTCGATATCAGATCGTACGCGCAGCTTTATCAAAAGGAAACGCACAAAAAGGAGGGCAAATGAGTTCAATATGGAAGCgcagtgtgtgtgtgcgcgcgcggagggagagagatgacAGGAAAATCAGGAATGGGGGCACGACCATTGGCCCGCACGCTTGCATCCACTGGGGGAACAGCGCTACAGCGCCTCAAAGCCAGCCCTGAAATCATGAAGCAACAAACAGTACCATACGTACATCCATGGATGGCTCCGTGCATATACACGTGTGTAGCACTTTTCAACTTTCATCATCAATTTAACAATGGAGTATCAAATACTATACATTTGGCCTCTTCTCTTATGGAGTACTCCAGTACTAGTATCTACAGAAAGGGCCCAAGAGTTGTACGTACGAGTAGCACATAGCAATACCAGGCTCGGGGTGGTGGTGAccaaggaagaaagaaaaataaattagaaGGCCAGTTTATAATCATTTTTCTCTCCTcagcacacacgcacacactcttttctctctctttaaCATAACCTCACCACCGAAAAAGAGGATGGAGTTGGAGATGGACCAAAGTCAATAGCAACAGCCTAGAGTTATCAAAACCCAGAATCAATCTCCGGATCGGAGCGAGCGACCACACTAGACTTGGCCAGGGCCACCCCCACGGCCGTCGCCATCGCCatcgtgctcctcctcgtcgtccccCACTCTGATCAGCGGGGCCCTCTCCGTCTCCGAGACGTCgcccctcctctgctcctttCCCTCAGCCATCGTCGTACAACcagcactgctgctgctggcatTGGTGGCGCTGCTAACGCCAACACCAGAGCTGGCCATGGCCATGAGCCCTTCCTCCAGCTTCTCCAGTGCGTCGTCGTTGCTTCCCTCGCTGATCGGCACGTAGCCGACGGCACTGCCGCTGCTAGTAGTAGTGGTCGTAATTGCGGCTGTTTTGGTGCTAGTTGCGACAACACTGCTTGGGCCGGTGTTGCATTCCGCGGCGTGGCTGGCTGTGGTGGTCGATTTGGTGAGCTCATTGGCGCGGGACACCTCGACGTCCCAGTCAGTGGCGGCCACGGCGCGCGCCATCCAGACCGCGCACGCCGCCTGCGCAGCCAGGAGGCCGAGCCATAGTCCCGCGAAGCCCAGGCGCGCCCCGAAGGCCAGCGCCAGGCCGACCGGCATCCCCACGAGGTAGAAGGACGCCAGGTTGATCCGGGCGCCGCTGGCCGGGCGCGCGCTGCCACGCAGCACCCCGCACCCGGCCGTCTGCGGGCAGTTGCCGAGCTCGCACAGCCCCGCGATGGGGAGCGCCACGGCCGTGAGCCGCAGGATCTCGGAGTCGGACGTGAACATGCGGCCCCAGTGGTTGCGCACGGACACCATGAAGGCGGACGCCACGGCGCCCACGACGAGGCCGATGGcgagcgcggcgccggcggcccggCGCGCGCCCTGGGGCCGGCCCCCGCCGAGCTTGTGGCTGACCCGCGTGGACGCGCCCTGGCCGAGCGAGGACGGGAAGACGTAGACGAGCGAGGTTGCCTGGATGAGGATGCCCATGGAcgccacggcggcgcgcgggttTGCCAGGAGCCCCGACAGCACGATCATGAGCTCGTACCACCACCACTCGAGGCagacggccgcggcggtgggcACGGCGAGCCGGAGCATCCCGGCCCAGCCGCGGAGGCAGTCGGCGGTCGGCCCAACCCACGAGTCCCTGTGGGCCCCCGAGATGACGAGGAAGCAGAGCAGCGACAGCAGCAGGTTGAGGTCGGTGAGCGCGACGGCGAGCGCCACCCCGGCCACGCCCATGCCGAGGCGCGACACGAGGAGGTAGTTGATGGGGCCATGGAGCAGCACGGAGAAGAGGGAGCATGCCGTGATTGGCAGCGTCAGGTTCTGGGACCGGAGGTAGACCCGGAGCGGGTGCAGCACGGCGAGCACGGCCAGGTCGGCCGACGCGTACGCCGCGAACGTCTGGGCCGCGGCGGACACGGCCTTGTCCTGGCCCAGCAATCTGAGTATGTGGCCCGTGGAAGTGATCCACAGGAGGGAGATGGGGAGCGCCacggccaggaggagcagCACGGTGCGGTGGAGCGCCAGGGCCAGGACCTTGCCCCGGCGGGCCCCGAAGGCCTGCCCGCAGATGGGCTCCATGCCGAGCGCCAGGCCGGACAGCACGGAGTAGCCGGTGATGTTGGCGAAGCCCAGCGCCAGGGACCCGCCGGCGAGTGCCAGCTCCCCCAGCTGGCCCAGGAAGAGCATGGAGATGAGCGAGCGCGAGTACATGACCAGCCCCGTCACCGCCATCGGCACCGACAGACACCCGATCGCCCGCGCCTCGCCGGCCACCTGCAGGTGCCATCCGTACACACAAGCACACGTAAGATTAACATTCCACAGCTCAGAAAAGCAAACATTTTCCAACACAAGCTAGCTTGATCGAGCTcgctttcctttcctttccggTTGCTGTTTACGACCGGCAGCTACATGctagtactagctagctaggctcaGTAAATAAACATTAAACAACCAGCTAGCTAGACTGTGATGACCTTTCACATACCGTAGCTAGCGGCTCAATGTCTGTCTACCCATCCAGGCAACACTTACGTGTGCATGCCTTGCCAGAGTGAAATTTACCTGCGCCGGCaggtacatacatacatgcatgccttggCAGAGTGAGATTTATCTAGCTAGAGAATGTGCACACCAACCGATCTCATCTCTAACATGTGCATGTACCTTGGAGAGCACCGGCGcatggccgaggaggccggcgtcgtcgtcctTGCAGGGGTGGAGCAGCTGCGAGGAATTCTTGAAGGCGgtgagcggcggcgacgggggagGACTGCTGCCGGTGTTGCACATGTTGCTGACGACGACTCGAGGCTTGATGAAAAAGCGCCTGCTTGCTGGTGTAGTGTGCGCGCGTGCGTCCCTCTCTCGGCCGATCTCCCACTGTTGAAGGAGATATTAGCCGCTGGGCTGCTGTCCGCTGCTGATTGGTGGCCGGCGCAAGCTACAAGTACATTTGACTCGTTTGCTGCTCACAAAGCCTTTtactctctctttctctttctccctctGTTGCTTTGTTTGGATTGGTGCTGGTGTGTTTGGCCTTTTGGTCTCCCGGAGCGAGGTGAGGCGATCAGGGGCAGGGGGGTGGGCGTTGTTGGTTTGGGTCGCATTGTGGGAGCTGGCctccctatatatatacagcGCGCGCGCagggggcgggggaggagaagagagcaATAACAACAGGCAGCCCTGCTTCCTCTCGGCCGCACCAAGCAGGGGAAGGCACGTAGGACGTGTCTGAATCCCCGGGGGCCGAGCCGGCTCATGGACGGAATATTAGCGATGAGGGCGGCGGGGGAATTAAGTTGGTTGCCCTCCGCATATATGCCGCTTGTCTGTAAATTCCCCTATCCTTTCGCAGAATAATGAATGGCATAATTTAGCACGCCTCACCTGTCGGAAACCAACGGATCCTACTTCGTCTGCACTAATAAACACACCCGTGCATGACAGCGAAGTCATCGACGCAGGTTAATTAAGTAGGTGTACTCGATTAATTGGCCCTGGTAATTTAACaagtggccggccggcctggtGACGATCGACGAGTGATCGAACCGATCGAGTCAGTGGTTCACTGCCGAACTGTCGCACGCACCGTACGTAGAGCTAGCTAGTAGGGTTTGAAACGGGTCgatctgaagtctgaacttgACCTATACAACGGTTAGCATGCGCGCGTCAGACGTGCGGTTATTCTCGACGGGTTACTCTCTTTTCatctccttctcttttttttttcttttactttcaCTTGCGTTATCCATGACGTATTGGCCAGGATATCGATCAGCTAGCTAAGCTTTACGTCCACGTTTGGATGTCAATGAGATAGCAGCTAGGCCAGGCAGCAttttcacacacacacacacgcatgGACACGCACCGcaggcagcagagcgccgggcCTGCAGGGCAGCCAGAAATGATGGCCGCACTGTGAATTATACAGCATTGAACATTGAGTTCACCGCACAGAATGACAGgatgagctagctagctatagctacgATAAGCATCCATCCTCTGTGCGCGCCTGCTTAATGATCGATGATGCATGCACTCTCTTAATTAAAACCAGAACAGCAGAGGCTCATGCCATGCAATGCATACACTCCCCTTGTCTGCATTGTTCACTGCTACTTGTGCACAGCGACTGCTTTTGCTTATTGGTGGTCCTTCTGAAAGAAATGAAGAATAACCTTTTCTCTTTTCGGAGGGGCAGCCAGCATTGATCCTTGGTTATGGGGCATGCGCGCAGTATGCAGGATTTTGCAATCTAGCCACGCGATTTGTTCGAATTAAACACCGCCCGGCCGTATCCATCTGTACAGCAAAATGCATGtcctgtacgtacgtacgtactcgATTAAATTTACTCCTGAATTGCTCCGTACCTCTTGGTTTTCTTGCTGCCTCCAGCTAGGGTTGGTTATTGATTGATGAAAAGCCCTGTCATTTGAACCTGAACATGGCAGCAGTACAGCTGAGGTGggtcgattttttttctttctttcctgtcCTTGCATGCAAGTACAAACCACTAACCTTTTGCGCTGCATCTTTTTATTACTTTGGTGTGCCTTTTTCCATTATAGCAAAAGCTGTACCTTGTAGTCTGTTCCTTCCATGATCGAACTGCAAGCCAGAGCATCATATACACTTCGAGGGTGGACTTTGCATTTGCCTTCCTTCTCTACACGATGGCCCAATGCTGGCAATACGTACTGAATTTGTTCGCTGCACAACTAGCTAGATATGATCCCTTTCAGCCAGGTGGCCCTCCTTTGCGGCGTTCAGCAAGAATCCACCAATCGACGCTGGATTTTGATGTCTAACGTACGTGTAACATTCCAGTGCCTGCACTTTAGCCCCATCAGCTTAGCTACCCTTTGGCTATGTTCCTAAAGGGTCTTTCCACCGTGTCCAACCAAACTTTCTGAGCTTCAGATCACTATTTAACGTGCATCTCACAACGTTGAGGACATGAGAGATCTATACAGCTAGTGATGTTTACTATCCCTTTTTTCGAGACCTAAAGGGGTAGTAAGAGCATGGATTTCTATCAGTCACACTTCTTCTGACAAAGCGATGGACATAATCGAAAATACAAACTTTCTAAGTGGGCGATAATTTGTTGCCGTCGAGACCAAGGTGGCCTCAGGATCGAGAATTTTGAAATTATAAGAATACATGCTTACTTAGCAAATGACTATTTTTGATTTTTAGATGGAGAAGGGATGTGGCTTGAGCAGCTACACAACAAATATATACCTTTACACAAAGATGCTATCTCAGGTGGAAATGAAGATCACCAGACTCTCCCTTTCGGAAGGGGTTAATGAGGATCAAAAggaccttcttcttccaatTTGGGTCATCCCGTTAATAATGGGATCTTTTGGGATATAATAAATTCTTATATGGGTCGGGCAATAAATCATTTAGTGGCAAAGACCAAGTCAACCAAAGTCTTCATCTGGTCAAGGTGCAAACCAGGATTGGTCAAACAACCCAGCTGGCCGGTGGGTCAACAAGTCGAGAGAAGGACTCAAATGAGATAAAGTGACTCAACCGCGAGGAGaaaaaatgttgtttttgGGCTCAAAACGACACAATATTACAACACCTTTTCTTTCGTTGCCCAATGGCGTGCCTAGTGTGGCGCACTATTTCTGTGACTTTCAGAGTCTGTTTGGTTTAAGCCCCAACCAGCCCTAccatttttttgacaaaatttggCATGACCAAAATAAAGGcatgaccaaaaaattggtaagTAGATGTTGTTTGGAT
This is a stretch of genomic DNA from Brachypodium distachyon strain Bd21 chromosome 1, Brachypodium_distachyon_v3.0, whole genome shotgun sequence. It encodes these proteins:
- the LOC100834073 gene encoding protein DETOXIFICATION 48 isoform X2, producing MAVTGLVMYSRSLISMLFLGQLGELALAGGSLALGFANITGYSVLSGLALGMEPICGQAFGARRGKVLALALHRTVLLLLAVALPISLLWITSTGHILRLLGQDKAVSAAAQTFAAYASADLAVLAVLHPLRVYLRSQNLTLPITACSLFSVLLHGPINYLLVSRLGMGVAGVALAVALTDLNLLLSLLCFLVISGAHRDSWVGPTADCLRGWAGMLRLAVPTAAAVCLEWWWYELMIVLSGLLANPRAAVASMGILIQATSLVYVFPSSLGQGASTRVSHKLGGGRPQGARRAAGAALAIGLVVGAVASAFMVSVRNHWGRMFTSDSEILRLTAVALPIAGLCELGNCPQTAGCGVLRGSARPASGARINLASFYLVGMPVGLALAFGARLGFAGLWLGLLAAQAACAVWMARAVAATDWDVEVSRANELTKSTTTASHAAECNTGPSSVVATSTKTAAITTTTTSSGSAVGYVPISEGSNDDALEKLEEGLMAMASSGVGVSSATNASSSSAGCTTMAEGKEQRRGDVSETERAPLIRVGDDEEEHDGDGDGRGGGPGQV
- the LOC100834073 gene encoding protein DETOXIFICATION 48 isoform X1, whose translation is MCNTGSSPPPSPPLTAFKNSSQLLHPCKDDDAGLLGHAPVLSKVAGEARAIGCLSVPMAVTGLVMYSRSLISMLFLGQLGELALAGGSLALGFANITGYSVLSGLALGMEPICGQAFGARRGKVLALALHRTVLLLLAVALPISLLWITSTGHILRLLGQDKAVSAAAQTFAAYASADLAVLAVLHPLRVYLRSQNLTLPITACSLFSVLLHGPINYLLVSRLGMGVAGVALAVALTDLNLLLSLLCFLVISGAHRDSWVGPTADCLRGWAGMLRLAVPTAAAVCLEWWWYELMIVLSGLLANPRAAVASMGILIQATSLVYVFPSSLGQGASTRVSHKLGGGRPQGARRAAGAALAIGLVVGAVASAFMVSVRNHWGRMFTSDSEILRLTAVALPIAGLCELGNCPQTAGCGVLRGSARPASGARINLASFYLVGMPVGLALAFGARLGFAGLWLGLLAAQAACAVWMARAVAATDWDVEVSRANELTKSTTTASHAAECNTGPSSVVATSTKTAAITTTTTSSGSAVGYVPISEGSNDDALEKLEEGLMAMASSGVGVSSATNASSSSAGCTTMAEGKEQRRGDVSETERAPLIRVGDDEEEHDGDGDGRGGGPGQV